A stretch of the Gemmatimonadota bacterium genome encodes the following:
- a CDS encoding Gfo/Idh/MocA family oxidoreductase, with amino-acid sequence MAVKTCLMVGGGGMAGGWINRMTQKFGDRIKIIGLVDVNQEVLDRQAQALGLSNDQLFTSHEDAVSAVKADFCGVATPPPFHAPATVAALEAGMPVISEKPIADTLDAAKDMVRAAQKTGLPCAIIQNYRYARNKQELVRIRDEGRLGRLQHIVGRYACDYREFESWGKAWRHTMEFGLLFEGSVHHFDMLRFLSGGDPDTLMGFGWNPEWSSFDHHSSGMYLVNMDNGTHTFYEGNSSAAGITNCWHREHYRAEFEEGTVEISEGATVTIHRVGQESEVYEAPEIEWEGHDHLFDEFLNWLDGGPPSETRIEKNIISYAMVIAAMETTLDGQPKRIADYVSDLGL; translated from the coding sequence AATTTGGAGATCGCATCAAAATTATCGGTCTCGTCGATGTCAATCAGGAGGTGCTGGATCGTCAGGCGCAGGCACTCGGTCTGTCTAATGATCAACTTTTTACCTCACACGAAGATGCTGTGTCCGCTGTCAAAGCCGATTTTTGTGGTGTGGCAACACCGCCGCCGTTTCACGCGCCGGCAACGGTTGCTGCGCTTGAGGCGGGCATGCCCGTGATATCCGAGAAGCCGATTGCAGATACGCTCGATGCGGCCAAAGACATGGTTCGCGCTGCTCAAAAGACGGGCTTGCCCTGCGCCATTATTCAAAATTATCGCTATGCCCGAAACAAGCAGGAACTCGTTCGCATTCGCGATGAGGGCCGCCTCGGTCGTCTCCAGCATATTGTTGGGCGCTATGCCTGCGATTACCGAGAATTTGAGTCGTGGGGCAAAGCCTGGCGGCATACGATGGAATTTGGTCTTCTCTTTGAAGGCTCAGTGCATCATTTTGACATGTTGCGTTTTCTTTCGGGTGGCGATCCCGATACGCTTATGGGTTTTGGCTGGAATCCCGAATGGTCGAGTTTTGATCACCATTCGAGCGGGATGTATCTCGTGAATATGGACAATGGCACACATACGTTTTACGAGGGTAATAGCTCAGCGGCGGGTATTACCAACTGCTGGCATCGGGAACACTATCGCGCCGAATTTGAAGAGGGGACGGTCGAAATTTCCGAAGGCGCTACCGTAACTATTCACCGCGTTGGGCAAGAGTCAGAGGTTTATGAAGCGCCTGAGATTGAATGGGAAGGGCACGATCATCTCTTTGATGAGTTTCTCAATTGGCTCGACGGAGGACCGCCTTCTGAGACGCGCATTGAAAAAAATATTATTTCGTATGCTATGGTCATCGCCGCAATGGAGACGACGCTGGATGGGCAGCCGAAGAGAATCGCAGATTATGTTTCGGACCTTGGATTGTAA
- a CDS encoding sugar phosphate isomerase/epimerase, giving the protein MMELVIGSTTRPLNALSFAEACEHIASAGYTDVAVFAHDGVIPVNNESSAAQIAATKKAAAQAGVTPSMLLGRAMLDLGVDGAADAYKQLLDNAAELGAKWILELGTGKKEYYGIYPEVMRRAAEHAETLDLGISLKPHGGISLTAKELIDLYHQINHPAFAVSYDPGNIIHYTRGEVRPEQEVDDIAKYTSTAIIKDCALDSENNPNVQTTAGDGEVDFHRILSGLTGGGFTGPLYVECVGSKTPEGIDRDLAFTLGYIRGILSSIGCC; this is encoded by the coding sequence ATGATGGAACTGGTCATTGGCAGCACAACGCGGCCTCTCAACGCCCTGTCATTTGCAGAGGCGTGTGAACACATCGCAAGCGCGGGATACACAGACGTAGCTGTATTTGCACACGATGGAGTTATACCCGTAAATAATGAAAGCAGTGCCGCGCAAATTGCAGCCACCAAAAAAGCTGCTGCCCAGGCAGGCGTCACCCCATCCATGTTGCTCGGCAGAGCGATGTTGGACCTCGGCGTGGATGGTGCAGCAGATGCGTATAAACAATTATTGGATAACGCCGCCGAACTCGGCGCAAAGTGGATATTGGAATTGGGAACGGGCAAAAAAGAATATTACGGCATATATCCCGAAGTCATGCGCCGTGCAGCCGAACACGCGGAAACCTTAGACTTGGGCATTTCCCTCAAGCCACACGGGGGCATCAGCCTGACAGCAAAAGAATTGATCGATCTGTATCACCAGATCAATCACCCCGCATTTGCGGTAAGCTATGACCCGGGCAACATCATTCACTACACGCGCGGCGAAGTGCGCCCAGAGCAGGAAGTGGATGATATTGCAAAATACACCTCAACGGCGATTATAAAAGATTGTGCATTGGACTCTGAGAACAACCCCAATGTGCAGACCACAGCAGGAGATGGTGAAGTCGATTTTCACCGCATCTTATCCGGACTAACCGGTGGGGGATTCACAGGTCCTCTCTACGTAGAATGCGTCGGATCCAAAACGCCAGAAGGTATCGACCGCGACCTCGCATTCACGCTCGGATATATCAGGGGAATCTTGTCGAGCATAGGGTGTTGCTAA
- a CDS encoding ion transporter, which yields MTAKTHLYAILEKAEEGDLLSRIVDLFIITLIVLNVTMVILETVEGINETYGEFIELFETVCVLIFTVEYLLRIWCCTADTRFARPLTGRLAFMLTPLALIDFIAIFPYYVFLLVTIPPEYTLPLRLLRLFRLLKVGRYSHSMQMFGRVIWQKRHELYIVAFALTLLLVIVSSLMYFVEHYAQPEAFSSIPTTMWWGIVTLTTVGYGDVFPITPLGKFLGAIIAVLGVGMFALPAGILSSGFVEAMQESRENKCPHCGKDINNHG from the coding sequence ATGACCGCAAAAACACACTTGTATGCAATCCTGGAAAAAGCCGAAGAAGGGGATCTGCTGAGCCGCATAGTTGATCTTTTTATAATCACCCTCATCGTCCTGAATGTGACAATGGTCATACTCGAAACCGTCGAGGGAATTAATGAAACTTATGGCGAATTTATCGAGCTTTTTGAAACTGTATGCGTGCTGATCTTCACCGTTGAATACCTGCTGCGTATCTGGTGTTGCACCGCAGATACAAGATTTGCGCGCCCCCTGACTGGGCGGTTGGCATTTATGCTGACGCCTCTGGCGCTGATTGATTTCATCGCAATATTTCCCTATTACGTCTTCTTGCTCGTAACAATACCGCCCGAATACACGCTGCCCCTGCGCTTGTTGCGATTATTTCGCCTGCTCAAAGTGGGCCGCTATTCGCATTCAATGCAAATGTTTGGCCGGGTAATATGGCAAAAACGCCATGAACTTTATATCGTAGCATTTGCATTGACGCTCTTATTGGTCATTGTATCCAGCTTGATGTATTTTGTCGAACACTATGCACAACCCGAAGCCTTTTCGAGTATTCCAACAACCATGTGGTGGGGAATAGTAACCCTGACAACCGTGGGCTATGGCGATGTCTTTCCCATAACGCCATTGGGCAAATTCCTGGGGGCAATAATTGCCGTACTCGGCGTTGGGATGTTCGCCTTACCCGCTGGCATCTTGAGTTCTGGATTTGTCGAAGCCATGCAGGAATCTCGCGAAAACAAATGCCCGCATTGCGGGAAAGACATTAACAATCACGGGTGA
- a CDS encoding Na+/H+ antiporter NhaC family protein produces MSDLLKNPIVRVIFALILAVVLVSVLPGNRERVLHEQLLTAIPKLGEQFGEHPWMLSPDADRMLQKAFAEARGRRPDASAEGEGIVFRGVAISEGYHLVAVRGSNERGEVLSPVTAWSLFPPVAAILVAIISGRLILGLSLSILAGGFLASLGESLYYLPVVALQKSLIDYVWTPLESSFQLYILAFTAGLIGMVRVTTLSGGNLGIANVLARRAEGARSTRLAAFFMGLAIFFDDYANSIVVGSTLRPIADRFRVSREKLAYIVDSTAAPIAGIAIISTWIGYEVSLFQDLMIDLKTGLSGYQLFFNALPLRFYCLLTLSFVLLSAYLRRDYGPMLAAERRAQTTGQVMRPGATPMTGRAQDEIGPVEGVYPVWWAAVLPVLLVIVCVIGGMAFDTWDHERVLAARRDSGLMSSAFWSACFSNANTAQVLFVAAMLGSALAIAIAITRRHVETGSRIISVGDAVSTWARGIVGVWYAIVILILAWAIKEVCADAGTSTYLTAALSPLISPGLLPLLIFLLAALVAFSIGTSWTTMAILIPTVVPLAHALGGLPLTILAAAAVLDGAIFGDHCSPISDTTVMASIASSCDHLDHVKTQLPYALTTMSVAGILGYLGTALIYPGWVGLILGLITIPIILLAIGKNPDESIQSPSRF; encoded by the coding sequence TTGTCTGATCTTTTAAAAAATCCAATTGTCCGGGTTATTTTTGCGCTTATTCTTGCGGTGGTTCTGGTAAGCGTTTTGCCGGGAAACCGGGAGCGCGTTTTACACGAGCAATTGTTGACTGCGATTCCCAAATTGGGGGAACAGTTCGGCGAGCATCCGTGGATGCTATCGCCAGATGCGGATCGCATGTTGCAGAAGGCTTTTGCCGAAGCACGAGGTCGTCGGCCTGATGCGTCTGCTGAGGGTGAAGGGATTGTATTTCGCGGCGTGGCAATCTCCGAGGGTTATCACCTCGTTGCTGTGCGCGGTTCTAATGAACGCGGAGAGGTTTTGTCGCCGGTTACGGCGTGGAGTCTTTTTCCTCCTGTCGCTGCGATTCTGGTGGCTATTATCAGTGGGCGTCTTATTCTGGGGCTTTCGCTTTCTATTCTCGCTGGGGGATTTCTCGCGTCGCTGGGAGAGTCCCTTTATTATTTGCCGGTTGTTGCGCTGCAAAAGTCCCTGATTGACTATGTTTGGACGCCTTTGGAAAGTTCGTTTCAGCTCTATATTCTCGCGTTTACCGCAGGGCTTATCGGTATGGTGCGCGTTACCACGCTTTCGGGTGGCAATCTCGGCATTGCCAATGTGCTCGCCCGACGTGCCGAGGGCGCGCGTTCAACGCGGTTGGCGGCATTTTTTATGGGGCTTGCTATCTTTTTTGACGATTATGCAAATTCTATTGTCGTGGGTTCTACTTTGCGTCCGATAGCGGACCGATTTAGAGTATCGCGGGAAAAACTCGCGTATATTGTCGATTCAACAGCAGCCCCTATCGCGGGCATTGCGATTATCAGTACGTGGATTGGATACGAAGTCAGCCTTTTTCAGGATTTGATGATCGATCTCAAGACCGGGCTGTCGGGATACCAGCTTTTTTTTAATGCTCTGCCTTTGCGTTTTTACTGTTTGCTCACGCTCTCTTTTGTGTTGCTTTCGGCTTATCTTCGCCGCGATTATGGCCCCATGCTCGCCGCCGAACGCCGCGCACAAACAACGGGTCAGGTGATGCGCCCGGGCGCGACGCCAATGACCGGACGCGCACAGGATGAAATTGGGCCTGTTGAGGGTGTTTATCCCGTGTGGTGGGCGGCTGTTTTACCCGTGCTTCTCGTTATTGTGTGCGTTATTGGGGGAATGGCTTTTGATACGTGGGATCACGAGCGGGTTCTCGCTGCGCGGCGGGATTCTGGCTTGATGAGTAGCGCGTTTTGGAGTGCGTGTTTTTCAAATGCCAATACCGCGCAGGTTCTTTTTGTGGCGGCGATGCTCGGTTCCGCGCTTGCGATAGCGATAGCTATTACGCGCAGGCATGTTGAAACGGGTTCGCGGATTATTTCTGTGGGGGATGCTGTCTCGACATGGGCGCGCGGTATTGTCGGCGTGTGGTATGCGATTGTTATTCTGATTCTCGCCTGGGCGATCAAAGAGGTCTGTGCAGATGCGGGTACGTCAACTTATCTCACCGCGGCACTTTCTCCACTTATTTCTCCAGGTCTGCTGCCTCTGCTGATTTTTCTGCTCGCCGCTCTTGTTGCATTTTCAATTGGCACGTCCTGGACGACTATGGCGATTCTCATTCCTACGGTTGTTCCGCTCGCACATGCGTTGGGGGGACTGCCGCTGACGATTCTGGCAGCCGCGGCTGTGCTCGATGGGGCGATTTTTGGCGACCATTGCTCGCCTATTAGCGATACTACGGTGATGGCGAGTATCGCATCGTCTTGTGATCACCTGGATCACGTTAAAACACAACTCCCCTACGCGCTTACGACGATGAGTGTCGCGGGCATTTTGGGCTATCTGGGGACGGCGCTGATTTATCCGGGTTGGGTTGGTCTTATTTTGGGACTGATCACTATTCCAATAATCCTTCTCGCCATAGGTAAGAATCCGGATGAGTCCATCCAGTCTCCCAGTCGGTTTTAG
- a CDS encoding mannonate dehydratase, with amino-acid sequence MIIQEQLHYEQVNDESLSFLKAIGVDYLTINPSMDMRDGKDRRAYWEEVRDRAADHGLILRNAASYGWDEFTLGLEDRDEKIDAWCMFIRNLGEAGIPTLGYNFKPIGNFRTESATGRGGVKYSTFDYDEWARERVYVPDKVISEAGMWENIEYFLKRVIPVSEEYGVRMALHPDDPPIPEPMGGAARIVSTLAQYHRIFDLVPSPCNAMLFCQGCVAEMGEDVCEAIRGIGGRDKIVYVHFRDIQGTPRSFREVFIDEGQNDMHEAMQTYKEVGFNGPFMMDHTPRFWQSGTEWAGRAFAVGYMRALIQAVY; translated from the coding sequence ATGATTATTCAGGAGCAGTTGCACTACGAGCAGGTGAACGATGAATCGCTGAGTTTTCTCAAAGCGATTGGGGTTGACTATCTGACGATTAATCCGTCAATGGATATGCGCGATGGCAAAGATCGCCGTGCGTACTGGGAAGAGGTGCGAGATAGAGCAGCCGATCACGGTCTAATTTTGAGGAATGCCGCCAGCTATGGCTGGGATGAATTTACTCTGGGTCTGGAAGACCGGGATGAGAAAATTGATGCCTGGTGTATGTTTATTCGCAATCTGGGTGAGGCCGGGATACCCACTTTGGGATACAATTTTAAGCCGATTGGCAATTTTCGCACGGAATCGGCGACGGGGCGCGGTGGCGTCAAATACAGCACGTTTGATTACGACGAATGGGCGCGCGAGCGCGTGTATGTTCCCGACAAAGTAATTTCAGAAGCTGGCATGTGGGAAAATATCGAATACTTTTTGAAGCGCGTGATACCCGTGTCCGAGGAATACGGCGTGAGGATGGCATTGCATCCGGATGATCCGCCGATTCCCGAACCGATGGGTGGAGCCGCTCGTATTGTATCGACATTGGCGCAATATCATCGCATCTTTGACCTTGTTCCCAGCCCGTGTAATGCCATGCTATTTTGCCAGGGTTGCGTGGCTGAAATGGGCGAAGATGTTTGCGAAGCGATCCGCGGTATTGGCGGTCGGGACAAAATTGTGTACGTGCATTTTCGAGATATTCAGGGTACGCCGAGAAGTTTTCGAGAGGTGTTTATCGATGAAGGGCAAAACGATATGCACGAGGCGATGCAAACCTACAAGGAGGTGGGGTTTAATGGCCCGTTTATGATGGACCACACCCCCAGGTTCTGGCAATCGGGTACTGAGTGGGCAGGGCGTGCGTTTGCCGTGGGGTACATGCGCGCGTTGATTCAGGCGGTTTATTGA
- a CDS encoding Gfo/Idh/MocA family oxidoreductase, with amino-acid sequence MGKKMASSQKIVKVAMIGAGGRSRSVHYPSLNDMDDVKMVAVCELNEVRMIEVAGEYDIPARYTNYVTMIEREKPDVVYAIMPPHHIYDLAANIMEMGVNIIIEKPPSVTTEQAKQMALLAKKNNVITGVTFQRRFAPVIRTGREICEENGPVHSAASYFYKNEVGGQPIYKGALEKLTCDGIHAVDTLRYLCGGEVEAVASDVRRLDATFRNMHTALVKFSSGATGVLQNCYMMGRRMFTVEVHSTGISMFGDPEEGGQVFADGKVEPVHTLDPWTLSESEKPHVAFGAYAINRHFIDCVKTGQQPETNFEDAAKSMELVDAIYDSQIG; translated from the coding sequence ATGGGAAAGAAGATGGCGAGTTCTCAGAAGATTGTCAAGGTTGCCATGATCGGTGCGGGAGGACGGTCGCGCAGTGTACACTATCCCTCGCTGAACGATATGGACGATGTCAAAATGGTGGCTGTGTGTGAGTTAAATGAAGTGCGTATGATCGAGGTGGCGGGGGAATACGATATTCCCGCGCGATATACCAATTATGTGACGATGATCGAACGGGAAAAACCCGATGTGGTTTATGCGATTATGCCACCGCATCACATATACGATCTGGCAGCAAATATTATGGAGATGGGCGTTAATATCATCATTGAAAAACCACCTTCAGTAACGACTGAACAGGCCAAACAGATGGCGTTGTTGGCAAAAAAGAACAATGTGATTACGGGCGTGACATTCCAGAGGCGGTTTGCGCCGGTGATCCGCACAGGAAGAGAAATATGCGAAGAAAATGGGCCGGTGCACAGCGCAGCGTCGTATTTTTATAAAAATGAAGTGGGCGGGCAACCCATTTACAAGGGCGCGCTGGAAAAACTGACCTGCGATGGTATTCACGCGGTGGATACGCTGCGATATTTGTGCGGTGGAGAAGTAGAAGCCGTGGCGAGCGATGTGCGGCGATTGGATGCCACGTTTAGAAATATGCACACAGCTCTGGTGAAGTTTTCATCTGGCGCAACAGGTGTGCTACAAAATTGTTATATGATGGGACGTCGGATGTTTACGGTGGAAGTGCATTCGACGGGTATTTCGATGTTTGGCGATCCCGAAGAGGGCGGGCAGGTATTTGCCGATGGCAAAGTCGAACCCGTGCACACGCTCGATCCCTGGACGCTGAGCGAAAGCGAGAAGCCACATGTCGCTTTTGGAGCTTATGCCATCAATCGCCATTTTATCGATTGCGTAAAAACAGGCCAACAACCCGAAACAAATTTTGAAGATGCGGCAAAATCTATGGAATTGGTCGATGCGATTTACGATTCGCAAATCGGATGA
- a CDS encoding LON peptidase substrate-binding domain-containing protein, whose amino-acid sequence MELPLFPLDMVLLPHRRVPLHIFEERYKQMIGECLDNDTEFGLVWGTDNDFNDIGCAARVVGLLNRFPDGRMNILIEGTHRFRVIQQYDIHPYISGFVEDVEDDDEAFDIALGNRAKKLYSEAMKLSSGWISPQIPAMELGTLSYILASNLTLSLDEQQALLESTSPNERLKTVSNALEKSLVTLREVKRRTRGNGHLL is encoded by the coding sequence ATGGAACTTCCCCTCTTCCCCCTCGACATGGTGCTGCTGCCACACCGGCGTGTCCCCTTGCACATCTTTGAAGAGCGATACAAACAAATGATCGGTGAATGCCTTGACAACGACACCGAATTTGGTCTTGTATGGGGAACAGACAACGATTTTAATGACATCGGATGCGCGGCGCGTGTTGTCGGCCTGCTCAATCGCTTTCCCGATGGCCGAATGAACATCCTGATTGAAGGAACGCACCGCTTTCGCGTTATCCAGCAATACGATATCCATCCGTATATATCGGGCTTTGTAGAAGACGTAGAAGACGACGATGAAGCCTTTGACATCGCTTTGGGAAACCGCGCCAAAAAACTCTATTCCGAAGCCATGAAGCTCTCATCGGGCTGGATATCGCCCCAAATACCCGCCATGGAACTGGGTACACTCTCATACATCCTCGCATCAAACCTCACCTTATCCCTCGATGAACAGCAAGCACTTCTGGAAAGCACCTCACCTAATGAACGCCTTAAAACTGTGTCCAACGCGCTCGAAAAGTCACTCGTCACCCTGCGCGAAGTAAAACGCCGGACACGTGGAAATGGACACCTGTTGTAA
- a CDS encoding LysR family transcriptional regulator, whose amino-acid sequence MLITSLKVFCDLIETQSFSKTAVLNSVTQSAVSQQLKSIEKRQGKQLIERVEKRRLTLTAEGEIFYSYARDIVRRYEEMEHRIQALGGVVSGTVRLASIYSVGMLELTPFLKTYLKAYPRVNFRLQYDQVNKIYDDVANGEVDLGIVPYPRTQRNVDVMPFSQDKMVVTMHPDHALASRNAFLPQELNKFPLVLFTPETPTRRAIDQFLKKHKIRPDIVMELDHIAPIKHAVEVDIGISILPLNSIEQEIARKTLSYLHFVDRDFDRPLGVLFRKGRSLSIATQKLLDILLDSGQKTAS is encoded by the coding sequence TTGCTGATTACAAGTTTGAAAGTTTTCTGTGACCTGATCGAAACGCAGAGTTTTTCCAAAACTGCTGTCCTTAATTCCGTCACCCAATCCGCGGTAAGCCAACAACTCAAAAGCATTGAAAAACGCCAGGGAAAACAACTCATCGAACGGGTCGAAAAAAGACGCCTGACACTCACTGCAGAAGGCGAAATTTTTTACTCTTATGCCCGAGACATTGTCCGGCGCTACGAAGAAATGGAACACCGCATCCAGGCTCTGGGAGGGGTAGTTTCGGGAACTGTTCGTCTGGCATCTATTTACAGCGTGGGAATGCTCGAACTCACACCCTTTCTCAAAACCTACCTCAAAGCCTATCCCCGGGTTAATTTCCGTCTCCAATACGATCAGGTAAATAAAATTTATGACGATGTTGCCAATGGCGAAGTCGATTTGGGCATTGTGCCTTATCCCCGCACCCAGCGCAATGTAGATGTAATGCCCTTTTCACAGGATAAGATGGTCGTGACCATGCATCCCGATCACGCATTGGCCTCTCGAAATGCATTCTTGCCGCAAGAACTCAACAAATTTCCTCTGGTCCTCTTCACCCCCGAAACCCCAACGCGGCGCGCCATTGATCAGTTCTTAAAAAAACACAAAATACGCCCCGATATCGTCATGGAGCTCGATCACATAGCACCCATCAAACACGCAGTAGAAGTCGATATTGGCATCTCTATTTTGCCACTCAATTCCATCGAGCAAGAAATCGCGCGCAAAACCCTTTCATATCTACACTTCGTAGATCGAGATTTTGACCGTCCATTGGGCGTCCTCTTTCGCAAAGGACGCAGTTTGTCAATCGCCACCCAAAAATTGCTCGATATTCTCTTAGACAGCGGTCAAAAAACCGCCTCCTGA
- the accD gene encoding acetyl-CoA carboxylase, carboxyltransferase subunit beta, which yields MNWFNKLKSGIRTLVSKRMPENIWVKCERCEQIVYRKKLEQNTGICPHCKHHFRISSAEYIAAVLDEDSFEEIGREVKSTDPLTFVDLQPYPDRLKEYRKRTNMDAAVLAGVGKVNGAPVGIAVHEFGFMGGSLGSAEGERICRVIDRCMRDQSPLIIVCRSGGARMQESIFSLMQMAKVNAKLSQFSDSGLLFISVLIDPTTAGVNASYASIGDINIAEPNALIGFTGSRITGSSVSASEMEALRQAQRAEQVLEHGFVDMIVSRDKMRATLSQLIEMLSKEPPEVTS from the coding sequence ATGAACTGGTTTAATAAGCTCAAATCTGGCATTCGGACGCTCGTGAGCAAGCGTATGCCCGAAAATATCTGGGTCAAGTGCGAGCGGTGTGAACAAATAGTTTACCGAAAGAAACTCGAGCAAAATACAGGTATTTGTCCGCATTGCAAACATCACTTTCGCATATCCAGTGCCGAATATATCGCCGCTGTACTCGATGAAGATTCGTTTGAAGAAATAGGTCGTGAGGTCAAATCGACCGATCCGCTCACATTTGTCGATCTACAGCCCTATCCCGATCGGCTCAAGGAGTATCGCAAACGCACCAATATGGATGCCGCTGTGTTGGCTGGTGTGGGTAAGGTTAATGGTGCGCCTGTGGGCATTGCCGTACATGAGTTTGGTTTTATGGGGGGGTCACTCGGTTCAGCTGAAGGAGAGCGAATTTGTCGGGTGATTGATCGATGTATGCGCGATCAATCACCGCTAATTATTGTGTGCCGGTCCGGCGGCGCGCGTATGCAAGAGAGTATTTTTTCGCTGATGCAAATGGCGAAAGTCAATGCCAAGTTATCGCAATTTTCAGATTCGGGACTGCTGTTTATTTCCGTTTTGATAGACCCCACAACAGCCGGTGTAAATGCCAGTTATGCGTCAATTGGCGATATCAATATCGCCGAGCCAAATGCGTTGATCGGATTTACGGGATCGCGTATTACGGGGTCTTCTGTGAGTGCCTCCGAGATGGAAGCTCTGCGGCAAGCACAGCGCGCGGAGCAAGTGCTCGAACACGGTTTTGTCGATATGATTGTTTCTCGAGATAAAATGAGAGCTACCCTGTCTCAGTTGATTGAGATGTTGAGTAAAGAGCCCCCAGAGGTTACTTCATGA
- the aroQ gene encoding type II 3-dehydroquinate dehydratase has product MKILVLQGPNINMLGRRKAEHYGTVTMDEVHVYLEQKADELDCEIAFFHSNYEGALVEKVQEMRDSVDGILMNPAGLTTTSVSLRDALEDAGLPLVEIHLSNIHARETWRRHSLFSEIAVGIIAGFRWRGYVSALEMLVGMLRDEVRSVK; this is encoded by the coding sequence ATGAAGATTCTCGTTTTACAAGGTCCCAATATCAACATGTTGGGGCGGCGCAAAGCAGAGCATTACGGTACTGTGACAATGGACGAGGTTCACGTATATCTCGAACAAAAGGCGGATGAACTGGATTGCGAGATTGCGTTTTTTCATTCGAATTACGAGGGGGCTCTCGTTGAAAAAGTGCAGGAGATGCGCGATTCTGTAGATGGTATTCTTATGAATCCCGCAGGGCTGACCACAACAAGCGTATCGCTGCGAGACGCGCTTGAAGACGCGGGTTTACCACTGGTCGAAATTCATTTGTCCAATATCCACGCGCGAGAAACATGGCGGCGGCATTCTCTGTTTTCTGAAATTGCAGTGGGCATTATTGCCGGGTTCAGATGGCGAGGCTATGTGTCGGCACTTGAGATGCTGGTTGGCATGCTGCGAGATGAAGTGAGAAGTGTGAAGTGA
- a CDS encoding nicotinate-nicotinamide nucleotide adenylyltransferase, which yields MSSPENYHILMDSLDPQNSPVVRFVHRAAPPQPKHIGVLDASFNPLTLAHEALVHHAQNAFNFDEIVLLLAKTNVDKALFGADLGQRLAMMVNYANSDTQLDTCLSIAGCSHARFIDKAHALRAHFSPDTQIYFLVGHDTLIRIFDPRYYTDMPAELKVLFSLCHIVSANRENPSREVFHRFMSHPECAPFANRVHPLQLPPSFGNISSTEVRNRIRGGDPITDLVPESVAQFIEAFDLYK from the coding sequence ATGTCCTCCCCTGAAAACTACCACATCCTCATGGATAGCCTCGATCCCCAAAATTCCCCTGTGGTGCGATTTGTACATCGAGCCGCACCTCCGCAACCCAAACATATCGGGGTACTCGACGCATCCTTCAATCCGCTCACCCTTGCCCATGAGGCACTTGTACACCATGCTCAAAATGCTTTTAACTTTGACGAAATCGTCCTCCTCCTCGCCAAAACCAATGTCGATAAAGCCCTCTTTGGTGCAGATCTGGGCCAACGCCTCGCCATGATGGTCAATTACGCGAATTCTGATACCCAGTTAGACACCTGCCTGTCAATTGCTGGATGTAGCCATGCCCGCTTTATCGACAAAGCACACGCACTCAGAGCACATTTTTCACCCGACACCCAAATCTACTTTCTCGTCGGCCACGACACCTTAATACGCATCTTTGACCCGCGCTATTACACCGACATGCCCGCCGAACTCAAAGTGCTATTTTCACTGTGCCACATTGTATCTGCCAACCGCGAAAATCCTTCTCGGGAAGTCTTTCACAGATTTATGTCACACCCCGAATGCGCGCCTTTTGCAAACCGCGTACACCCTCTTCAATTACCCCCATCCTTTGGCAATATTTCCTCTACTGAGGTACGCAACCGCATCCGAGGAGGAGATCCCATCACAGACCTCGTGCCAGAATCTGTCGCCCAATTTATTGAGGCATTTGACCTTTACAAATGA